The Primulina eburnea isolate SZY01 chromosome 12, ASM2296580v1, whole genome shotgun sequence genome includes the window AAagaagataaaaatttgtgctCTTGTTTTAGCACCTTTTTTGGCTTTAGCATATCTTTCATTCTAATAGATCATGCTAGATCTTGAAGAGAAAAGCTAGTCCGAGTCTATGTAATATTACGAACTTGCTTCATAGTGTTTAAAAAGCATATTATTCTTGTATCAGGATCGCTTTGGTCAAGAAGAGATTTATGCATCTGATGTCTTCTCTTGCGAAAGAAATAGACACATGAAGAATGAAATTGCGTCGAAGGACTCATTGGATAAGGAAGAATTTGTACAACAATTTCAGAATTCTTCTCTATTTCAGTGCCCAAGTGTgccgaaagaatatgagatttCTACTCCATTTTATCAAAGGGTACTATCAGCTTTAATTGTGGAAGTTGATATTGAAGAATCTGAAGAAACTGGATTTGGAAGACCAAGGAGTTCAGTTAATGATACATGTCTCTTCATTGGCAACGAAAGTAAACATATGGATATGCTCGAATTATGTGAGCCAATACTTGGTTCTCAAGTTCAGAAAAATGGGAATCAACGAACTGTATTTCCCTGTAACGGAAATACAGATTTCAATAGTCGCCCTTGTGCTAAAGATCATCTTTGTAATGGTGAGCTGTTTCAAAGGGACGGTGGATATTTGCATTCAGAGATTGAAGTCTCCGTTAGATTTACGAGGGGTGATTATGTCACACAAAAATTTCCTGCAAATAATTGTAATGTCTCTCCCATTGGTTGTGCATATGAGCAGATGTCCATTGATGAAAAGATTGTACGAGAATTGCAGAGCATCGGCCTCCTGGAATCCATTGTAAGTATTGTGGGGGAATGTGGTGATTGATGATTTTCATCTTTAAGTGAAAATGTCTGTGATAAGTTTTCTTTACCTTGTTCTGTTAAATTTCATTGACTTCTCTGTATGAATTGCACAATTCGAAAGAGATGCTGGAACTTTGAATTATATAATAGATTTTGTTATCCTGTGAACTggcatttttttcttttctttttgcaTTTCTTATTTATTTCTTTGTTGCAGCCTGACTTAGATGATAAAGAAGACGAGCCAATTAACCAGGATATTGTTCAGTTAGAGAGGGGACTTCATGAAAAGGTCATATTGCATCAGACCATTTTGATAAATTCCTATTTTTTGTGATTATGCTTGAGTTATTGCTTCCTCTTTTTTCTTAGTCATATGGATCATTATGTTGTGACATTCGATTTCCATTAGTTACTGAGCTTACATTTTTGCAATTTGTGCTCCATGCTTCAGAATGGAAAGAAGAAGATGTCCTTGGATAAAATATGCAAGGCAGTTCAAGAAGCCAAGAATGATGGAAGATGGTAAACTACTATGTATTGAACTCCTTTACGAGCATAAGGTGTCACTAATGAGATAAAATAATGTTTGAATCATGTAATCAGACCTACATTTTTGGTGGTTATGCAGTGAACCTGAGCAGGTTGCTATGGACAAACTTATTGAGTTGTCGTACAAGAAACTTTTGGTGAGTGTTAATTACTTTGAGCCTTTCCCTCGACTAAGCCTCAAAGGCCTTCAAGCTGTATTGACATTTGCTTTTTTCATTAAACTGCAATTTGTACAAGGTTTTTTAGTCATTTTACTctttagaaatatatatatgttaaagTTGATGGAATAGCATTTGAGCCTTTCCTTTTGTATTGTTATAATTGTAAGAGACTAAAGGTACATTTTCTGGTTATTTTAGGATAACCGGTTACCATTTTTGCGTCTAATGACAGTTTTGACTTTCACTCTATTATGCTAACTGGACAAGAAATATAAAACTCGGTCTTTCATTTTGCTGTTAAGAATTGCCCGAGAATTCTCAAATGCACTTTCTGCACTAGTTCTTTTATTGTAAATTTCATAGCTTATTTCCTAGATTAAAAGAGGAATATGATTTTGCAATGATTGGCAGGCTACCAAAGGAAGCTTTGCTTCTAAACATGGGATTACCAAAGTGTCGAAACAATATGCTTTAGCTTTTGTCAAGAGGTCCCTTGCAAGATGTCGGATGTTTGAAGATTCGGGAGCTAGCTGTTTTTCCGAGCCTCCATTACGAGAAATTATCCATGCTACTCCACCTCGGTTCAATGAAACAGAGCCCCTTTCTAACCTGGGAGTTGCTAAGGGTAAGCAAGTGCTTAAATCGTGTACAACTTACCACCTGACATTTTCTTTAATGTCTGTGCTCTGCTTatatttttctgaattttgttTAACTTGACTAAAGATTGTTCTTTTAACACCGTTCTACGCTATGTAACAGACTATTCATTTGATTGCTATGCAGATGGTATTTCATCCGATGCATTTGCAACTTCGACTCGTCAATCTGATCAGTCATTTGCTAAAAAAGGGCCCATATCAAATAGAGGGAAGAAAAAAGAAGTATTGCTTGATGATGTTGGGGGCGCTGCCTTTAGAGTCACGCCTGCTCTTGGCAGTTTGGGTGGTGTGAAGGGTAAGAGAAGTGATAGGGACAGAGATAGAGACACTTCAACCAGAAACACCATCATCAATGCTGGGCGGTCATCTATGGCCAGCTCTAAAGGTGACCGGAAAACAAAATCGAAGCCCAAGCAGAAAACGGCTCAACTTTGTACATCAGGAAATGGGTTTGTCAATAAACTCACAGACACCACAAATCCGATCAGTACCTCAGCCAGCGGTTCTGGTGACTCAGCCAACGATATTGGCAACAGGAAACGAGACATTAGATTTAAATCGACAGGTAATGTCCCCCTAAATTCATCAAAAGAAACAAAAGTATCAGTGGAAACCAGAAACTTGCCATTGAATGATATGGAGGATCTAGGCATGGAGTCTGAGGTTGGTGTGCCACAGGATTTCAATTCTTGGTTCAGTTTCGAAGTGGAAGCGGGCCAAGAACATGATTTTATTGGTCTTCCGACCCCTATGGATGAGCTTGcagatatattttgattgtaatATTGCCTTGTACAGCTTGCGTATATACCTGGCTAGcggtgcttttttttttttcgctcGAGGCGTGGAGATTAGGGTAGGGTATGGTTGCAGCTTTTAAGATATGTCCTGGCCAAAATGGGCAGTTGTAATTAGCAATTCTTTTTCTGTACCCTGTTAGTGTTAGAATATTCCAGTTTTCCATGTATCCCAGACAATTTTCTTTGGGAATAAACGTTATAACTATTATGTGGCATCTAATTTACGGTCTCTCTCTTTTGTATTGATCATGTTTGATGAACGCATTTTGCTTGGTAGAATCTTGTATAGTACTAATTAAATCTGCCACATCGTGGAGCTAATCTTTTTGACTGTTACCATATTTTTAGAGGATGTGGACAAATGAGTGCAGTGTCAAATACGAGTTAAAAGACAGGTGACATGCATAGGCAAAAAGGAAAAACAAAAAACCCTTCATTAATGCCAAAATTTTGTTCACCTTTTTCCATTtctctttaattattttctaTGATTTAAATTATTCTTCTCGCTTTGATTtacaaaaaaacatttttttaacatAAAGCTAAGATTTGGACTTATATTTTGCACATACATTCCGTATTCACTGGATAATAGTAATTTAATATGTTAGTCATCGAGTTTTCAATctcagatatgatttttattatttttgttgtaACAATGACAGGTATGTTGAGACAACACTCCAATTCCCAAGCCTTTTATGATCTAGCAGATATATATGATCATTATATCATATTTCACAACCATAACATTCGAGTTTTCTAACGCTCCAAGGGGTGCACTCAACAACTGTGACCTAGTGTTACATATGGTTTTTGGACAGTCCATGTTGCAGCATTTTCCTTCATAGACTGTGTTACAAGATAGATATGGCAGCCAAAATGGAACTTAGAACTCCGAAAACCTGGCATTCTCATCATAGTCACCATGTTTGAATTCAAGATTCTTTCTGCATAAATCAAGGGATAACCTGTCCGGCTTACACTGAACTGGTACGAGATCTTCCAGAGTCAGAAATATGAAACTCGAATTTGGAAGATGGAGCCCCACGCTACACACGTCCTTGTCAAATTCGGTCTGTTTCAGCATGCTCTTGTAACTTGGGATGGCTGTTCTTGGATGGTCTCTGACAATGGATAACAAAGGAAAAAAACGGAAAAAACCTATATCTTTTCAGCAAAAAGCGACTGCGCCACATATTAATTAATCTAGAAAAGAATACCACCATCCATAACTTTGAATTGAAAATGAATGTAACGGGACACTCTGGAAACTAACCGAATGATGTTGGTCCAGTTCTAGTAGCCAGAATTTCcaatctttcaactcttttccCGCAACTTTGGCAGATATGTTTTTCCAACCCGTATGGTGGAATTCAACATCATCCAACTTGTAACCAACACCACTACCTAGGGCCTTGACATAAGCTTCTTTCAGACACCAATATCTGCAAGATTGACAAGTTCACATTGAAAAAGTTTTCATTTTCTAGGTGTCATCCCCTTTATTACAGAAAAAGGACTCATAAGAGCAATAATTTCCCCTGCTATCCTGTCTAAATGCCCATGCGCGACAAGAATTGATGCATAGCATTGGGGTTACTGATGACTCGAACAATTTGACTTGCATCATTGCCATTAGTTATGGATTTTGGTACAACACCTAACACTAAGGCCTACAACTTAATTGTTAGCTAGACATGCTTTCACATCCCATTGTTTCACAACTGGATTCCAAATTATCTTCATATCAATTAGATtgaaagaaaccaggagataCCTAATGGGCATAATTAGTTGTCAAAGGTCCATGACTGTAATTTATTTGTCCGAAGAAGTACCTCAACTTTGTATGGTTTTTAAAGATGAAGATTGCTGAACAAAATAAACAAGTTGTTGCTATTTACTACGCATGGGAAGTTTCAAATAACATAAGgatattaaaattgaaatgagcaTATCTGTAAGATATTTTCAGCTTCTCATCCGAAGAGCCATCAGTGATACTATGATACCATTCTAAACTAGGGAAGTATGATGAGAAGTTTTGAATGAACTCCAGAGCTGTTTCATTTATAGGAATGGAATGAGAAACGATATCCAAACCCACCAGGCATATAGGTTCTGATGCTATCGCAACGTAGTTGCCATGATGGGATGCATTAAAAAATTTGGAAACCCAATCTGTCTTTTCTTTTACAAACCTAAAAAgaataaataatgaaaatttataCACACTCACGTACactcatgtatatatattaatgtggcaatgagtatgcatgatatcTTGACCATGCCTCAAACTCTTCTTTAAATCAAAATCATGATTCGCAAGTGATGAGACAAATCATAGAGCTACAAGCCTACAAGACAAGCAGACCCAACAAAGAAAAGGCTTCAGAACCATTATTTTTTAATGTACATTGTAGATCTAGACATTGATGGAAGGAACAACAAACATATCCCAAGACCCAATCTACTCACTCCAACCTGCTTGCCATCAATTAGAAGTTGATCCGCATTTCTTTCATTTTGTTTGAACCACCCAACCAAAATGAGAAAGAAAAGAGAACATGAGGTGATTTTGACAAGTGATCATCTATCGGGCCCATTACAAGCCTTGGATTCAGTGAAAAGAATTATACATATTAAGATTGAACATTTACTATCAATAATATACTCGTAAGttggattttattttaagaataaaACTCTTCAATCACAAAACAAGGAGCTAAGAGGTCTTCATTGTTGTGCAGTTTCCTCAAAACAAATCATTCTGTCGATTTCTTCTGCTTCTCACTACCTTATTTATGTAGGTGGAATTGTGGAAACCATTTTTCTTTAGATTCCTCTTCTTTAAGATGCAACTTTTGCCATTACCTAAAgacaaatattaattattacgATTTATCTCATCTTACCTTATATCATGATGCTAACTTGACTACATTAGCTCAAATCTCAATGTATAATATTTTATCCTTAAACATCAATACTTTTTATCCTCATCATGCACAAAAATTGAAGCTTAGCACAAGCCACAAGTAACAATATTACTTTGATCAAGGTGTTAATATACCAAATAAGGTTTTCTCTCCACCGTGCGCCTGATGATATTTTCATCAAATGGGATCCCTAGTATTTGATGCACAAGGGCATACTGCAACAACCTCCTTACTAAAGCTCGTTTTCGATCCTTCAATTTCACAAACCTGATAAATTAAAGAATCAAGCTCACCAACTAATCCATTGACATCCTCATAACATGAAGTAATGAATCGTTCGACAATTCATACTCCACTACAAGAACTTTCTTTTGACTCTCTGAATGACAAGAACAgcaattttcatttttaaaaaaatggacaAAAAACACAGGAAATAGGGTCATGGCCGATTTAAGATTCTAGCTCACGGAGACTGAATGTATTTCCAGAACAAACACGTCAAATTCGAAATCATGTGTCGAAGGAGCCGCATACTGTAAGCTCTTTACATAAAACAAACTAGTTGAATAAACCGATAAAATGGAAACTTGAAACACACACATGACATAAAGATTACCTGCTGATGGAGGAGTGCTCATGCTGAGGAAGAAGGAAAATCAAAGAAAACAAGTGAATGACAGAAAGGTTCCACTTCGATATGTCAACAACCCATCTCTGAACCCCCTTTGGGACTtccattttcttgaattttatattctttcttttttaaaaaaaagaaaaaattaagTGTGAGGTATTCagtctatatttttttatgatttttgatgattttttcaaacgataaatttttatgaattcgataaatttttattgatttttatagaatttcacagatttataaataaatttacgtGGATTCATGTAgatttttttgcaagatttttattgacttcTATAGAATCTcacaaaattataaataaatttatgtgGATTCATATAGATTTTTTTGCAAAATTTTTATAGAtttttgtcaattttttttataagattttataaattttgtacttaattataacatattattttttattaatttttttgaactaataattatttgacatttataacatattcagtttgaaataatttttcaatatttatattaataaataaaattacttatttaaagtaaaatcatttaatacttACATGTGTATATAGGTGGGTTTGTAcgcatgtttgtaaatttttaaaaatatatcaattgaTTAATATGTAAccttgttttagaattgataatatacatgtgaaaataatattatttatcattgtGTGGATactattttgtataaaaatatcatagcttacatattaattgaaaatactaaaaagaatttaaaaaatcattgttgTTGCGTgactattcaattattaagaattaagcTGTATTTTTTGCAGTCACCTTTTATTATTAgtattgaatattacattaatttgtataaataataaattaaaaatcataaaatcaattctaaaattcaaaatttcctatgatattaaaataaaaaattattaaatgaacaatcagccaaaaaatgaaaaatttgaaaggaaatatgaaaatacaTATAGAGACACGTTTTGAATATTTGAGAGAGTGATAGAGATAGATGAGATGAGAGAAGATAAGAATTTATGTGATGTGAAGCGACAGAGGGGGAAATAAATAGCTTGTGTACaagttagaagttttaaaaatccatccaAATCTTTGGGttgaaccaaatacaatttttgacaatttataATTGTACGTCTGCTTTATTCAATGTgggaaatttattgacttttaatgacttttgtagattttaaaaatctagaggtattcaatcaagacttttgcatactctatagaagtcttgtggtattcaaaatagactttcatggagttttaaaaagtcaagttgtggggacccggacgttaatcacgttctaaatcataattatgactaattaatcaattagtataaacagggtctaatttttttttaaaatgcaaagcggaaacgttatgtaattaaattcaaattacatattaaacataacatacaattattgtatgatctacaataatccaaataggttcaactacaagtcaatgctgaatcctaagttgcttcaaagcctggatctccacgctatctaatccagcttcgttctcttcttgaccctgatcctagcccacctgttgccatgcacacatacaaacaagacaacagccggataactccggtgagatataaatatcccagtataaatcatgtatacatgccatcatataaacaatataaaagcataagattaaattccctccaatgagggggagctccttgtgcgcggcgtagcataaggtctagctgctgttggttggctgagtcaccatgatttacctcctctcatAATCCTGTCGGGCCGGGGGTGAGGGGCgcctaaggtga containing:
- the LOC140807542 gene encoding uncharacterized protein isoform X2 — protein: MPIRYWCLKEAYVKALGSGVGYKLDDVEFHHTGWKNISAKVAGKELKDWKFWLLELDQHHSRPSKNSHPKLQEHAETDRI
- the LOC140807542 gene encoding uncharacterized protein isoform X1, which produces MEVPKGVQRWVVDISKWNLSVIHLFSLIFLLPQHEHSSISRYWCLKEAYVKALGSGVGYKLDDVEFHHTGWKNISAKVAGKELKDWKFWLLELDQHHSRPSKNSHPKLQEHAETDRI